In one Mycobacteroides chelonae genomic region, the following are encoded:
- a CDS encoding ferredoxin, whose amino-acid sequence MVGAHAGFSVIVDQDLCMGSGYCVAQHPELFSADADGTAVPRAAGVLNEDQVAKADEAAHLCPASAIELVRSD is encoded by the coding sequence GTGGTCGGGGCCCACGCAGGGTTCAGTGTGATCGTCGATCAGGATCTGTGCATGGGGTCCGGATACTGCGTTGCGCAGCACCCGGAGTTGTTCAGTGCGGATGCGGATGGCACTGCCGTACCGAGGGCTGCTGGGGTGTTGAACGAGGACCAGGTGGCGAAGGCCGATGAGGCAGCGCACCTCTGTCCGGCAAGCGCGATCGAGCTGGTGCGCTCGGACTAA